GATGGCGCCGAGCTCCTGCTCACGGCAGAAGATGGTCAACTTCTCTGGAGCCAACTCCTCGAGAAAGGTGTCGCTCCCTGTGGTCTTGGCGCCCGTGACACCCTGCGTCTCGAGGCCGCCATGCACCTCTATGGGCAAGACATGAACGCCGACACCAACCCCTTCGAAGCGGGCTTGGGCTGGCTCGTACATCTAGAAATGCCGGCCGACTTCATTGGTCGTCAAGCCCTGGAAAGGGCTGCAGAGACGGGTCCAAACAAACGGCTCGTCGGCCTCAAATTGGAAGGACGCGCCATCGCGCGTCACGACTACCCAGTGCTTCACAACGGCGAGCCGGTTGGCGTGGTGACGAGCGGAACCTGGTCTCCCACGCTGGAGGAGCCGATCGCCTTGGCTTCCATCCCAACCGCCCTGGCCAAACTGGGTACCAACTTGAGCGTCGAGATCCGAGGCAAAGCCCAACCCGCCACGGTTGTTCGGCGTCCCTTCTACAAACGCCCGTAACCAGAACCGGGGCTATGGGAAACTCGCTTCTCATTAGCTGAGACATTCCATGCGCAGCAACGGTTGCGGCGACCTGCGCAAAGACAGCATTGATGCGGTTGTTCAGCTTTGTGGCTGGGTGGATCGTCGACGGGATCACGGTGGTGTGATTTTCATCGACCTGCGAGACCGCAGCGGCACCGTTCAAATCACCGTTGATCCGGATCTGGGTGCCGAAGCCTTCGCTGTGGCCGAACACCTGCGCAGCGAAACCGTGCTGCAGGTGCATGGAAAGGTGCGAGCCCGACCCGCTGAATCGCTCAACGACAAACTCGCCACCGGGGCCGTGGAGGTGCTGGCCAGCGAGATTGTCGTGCTCAACAAGGTGACCGGGAATTTGCCCTTTCCCGTGTCGGTCCACGACGAAGAAAACACCCGCGAAGAACTCCGCCTCCGTCATCGCTATCTCGATCTGCGCCGCAAGCGCATGAACGACAACCTGCGACTTCGGGCCCGCACCATTCAGGCCGCCCGGCGCTTTCTTGAAGACGAGGGCTTCATCGAAGTGGAAACGCCGGTACTGACCCGCTCCACCCCTGAAGGTGCCCGCGACTATGTGCTCCCGAGCCGCGTCTGTGGCGGGGATTGGTTTGCTTTACCCCAATCGCCGCAACTCTTTAAACAGCTTCTGATGGTGGGAGGCATTGAGCGCTATTACCAAGTGGCTCGATGCTTCCGAGATGAAGACCTACGCGCCGATCGCCAGCCGGAATTCACCCAGCTGGATATCGAAATGAGCTTCATGGGTGAGGAACAGATCCTCCAACTCAATGAAGATCTGATCTGTGCGATCTGGAAGTCGGTGAAAGGGATCGAACTTCCCCGTCCCTTCCCACGCATGACCTGGCACGACGCCATGGAGCGGTATGGAACCGACCGTCCGGATACGCGCTACGGCATGGAGTTGGTGACGGTGTCCGACATCGTCCAGGACATGGGCTTCAAAGTCTTTAGTGGAGCCGTGAAGTCCGGCGGATCGGTGAAAGTCATCGCCGTCCCTGGAGGCAACGATGCCCTGTCGAACGTTCGGATCAAACCTGGTGGGGATGTCTTCAGCGAAGCGCAAGCTGCTGGTGCGGGGGGCTTGGCCTTTATTCGTGTCCGCGACGGCGGCGAAATCGACACCATTGGTGCGATTAAGGACAACTTGTCGGACGAACAGAAAGCCGAATTGTTGAAGCGAACCGGCGCGACCCCGGGCACCCTCTTGCTGTTTGGAGCTGGCGAAACCGCCATCGTGAACAAAGCGCTCGACCGGGTGCGGCAGTACCTGGCAAAGGAACTCAACCTGGTGAAACCCGACCGGCAAAACGACGCCTGGAACTTCCTCTGGGTCGTTGACTTTCCAATGTTCGAGTTCAACAGCGATGAAAACCGATATGAAGCCCTGCACCATCCGTTCTGCGCCCCCAACACCGACGACCTGGGCAGTGATCCAGCGCAATGGGCAACGACCCTCCCCAAAGCAAGAGCGCAGGCCTACGACCTTGTGTTGAACGGTCTTGAGCTCGGCGGCGGCTCCCTACGCATCCACGACTCCGCCCTACAACGCCAAGTGCTGCAAACCGTGGGATTACCCCTGGAAGAAGCCCAAGCGCAATTTGGCTTCTTGATTAACGCGCTCGATATGGGCGCTCCCCCCCACGGTGGCCTTGCCTTTGGTGTGGACCGGATGGTGATGTTGCTGGCCGGAGAAGATTCGATCCGCGACACCATTGCATTCCCGAAAACCCAACAAGCCCGCTGCCTGATGACCGACGCCCCCAGCAGCGTTGCCGAAAAACAGCTGCAGGAGCTCCATGTGTCGAGCACCTGGGTGGATCCCGCCGAGGATGAAAACTGAGCACAAGCCTTAAGCAGATCCCGAAGGGAATCAGCACTTTTGCCCACCAACCTGAACAACGAGGAACCCTGAAGGGAGAACTTTCGCGTTCAGCCTTTGCCGCGCTTACCCCGACGGACTGGGGAAACCCGTAGTCGCCGCTCCAGCGGGACGGCGGATCTGTTGCGGCTGTATCTGCAAGACATTGGCCGCGTTGACCTGCTCACCAGCGAGGAGGAAGTCACGCTGGCTCGGCTTGTACAGCGACGCGAGACGCTTTTAAAACAGCAGCGCGAGCTGTCCGACACCAATCAGGCCATTGGTGAACTGCATCGCTTGGAGGAGCTCCAACGCCGCGAAGCCAATCACCACAGTCATTGGCCCACCAAACAAGAGTGGGCCCGCGCCGCAGCATTAACCCTCCAGGAGCTGCAAAACCGCATCGATGCGGGCTACGAGGCTTGGGCTGAAAAAGCCGCCATTGACGCCAAAGAACTCAAGCTGAGCCTGCGCAACGGACGACGGGCGAAGGACCACATGATCCAGGCCAACCTCAGGCTTGTGGTGGCTGTGGCCAAGAAGTACCAGCAGCGGGGGATGGAAATCCTTGACCTGGTGCAGGAAGGAACCCTGGGTCTCGAACGCGCTGTCGAAAAATTCGATCCCACCCGGGGCTTCCGCTTCAGCACCTATGCCTACTGGTGGATCCGCCAAGGCATGACTCGGGCGATTGCCACCCAAAGCCGCACCATTCGTCTCCCTGTGCATGTCACAGAGAAGCTCAACCGGATCAAACGGGTTCAGCAGGAGATCGCAAGCAACGAAGGGCGAATCGCCTCCATTGCCGATTTAGCCCGCGAACTGGGCATCAGTGAAGACACGGTGCGACAAACCCTGGAGCGTGTCCCCCGCTCGGTGTCACTGGATAGCCGCGTTGGCAAAGATCAAGACACGCAGCTCGGGGATCTGATCGAAGACGGCAAGGCCACACCTGAAGAAACCTTGACCCACGACGAACTCCATAACGACCTTGAAGGTCTTCTCGATGAACTCACCCCCCGAGAAGCCTCGGTGCTCCGGCGACGGTTTGGTCTCGAGGACGACACTCCACAAACCCTGGCGCAAATCGGAGAGGAACTGAAGCTGTCGCGGGAACGGGTGCGTCAGATCGAAACCCGTGCCTTACTCAAGCTGCGCCAACCCCAAAAACGCAGCAAAATTCGGGACTACATCCAAGGTTTGGATTCCTAAAAACGTGTCCATTGCGATGGTGCAGGTCGCCAACGCCAAGTAATTTGAAAAATCGCCCGTCAGGTCATGGCCAAGTTCGTCTTCATCACCGGTGGTGTCGTCTCAAGCATCGGCAAGGGGATCGTGGCCGCCAGCCTCGGCCGACTGCTGAAGTCGCGGGGCTACAACGTCTCGATCCTGAAGCTGGACCCTTACCTGAACGTGGATCCAGGAACGATGAGCCCCTTCCAGCATGGAGAGGTATTTGTCACGGAGGATGGCGCTGAAACCGACCTTGACCTGGGTCACTACGAGCGCTTCACCGACACCGCCATGTCACGGCTCAACAGCGTGACCACCGGTTCGATCTATCAATCGGTGATCAACAAGGAGCGACGTGGTGCTTACAACGGCGGCACGGTGCAGGTGATCCCACACATCACGGGAGAAATCCGCGAAAGGATCCATCGCGTGGCCGCGAATAGCGGCGCCGATGTTGTGATCACAGAAATTGGCGGCACCGTTGGCGACATTGAGTCGTTGCCCTTCCTCGAGGCCATCCGTGAATTCCGAGGCGATGTTGGCCGCCAAGATCTCGCCTACATCCACGTGACCCTCCTGCCATTTATCGGCACCTCAGGCGAGCTCAAAACAAAGCCCACCCAACATTCCGTGAAGGAGTTGCGTTCCATCGGTATCCAACCCGACGTGCTGGTGTGCCGCAGTGATCGTGAAATCAGTGAAGATCTCAAACGCAAAATTGGCGGCTTCTGCGGCGTGCCAAACCGGGCCGTGATCCCCTCCCTTGATGCAGACACCATCTACGCAGTGCCCCTAACCCTTGAAGAAGGGGGGCTATGCCGCGAAGTCCTGGATGTACTTCAGCTCACGGATCATGAAAGCGACATGACGGCCTGGTCGCAGTTGGTGCACAACCTGCGCAATCCAGGGCCATCCGTCAAAGTCGCGCTCGTCGGCAAGTACGTCCAACTCAACGACGCCTACCTATCTGTTGTCGAGGCGCTTCGCCACGCCTGCATTGCCCAAGATGCCTCCCTCGATTTGCATTGGGTGTGTGCCGAACAGATCGAAACCGAAGGTGCGGACGCGCTCCTGCGAGGCATGGATGCTGTGGTGGTGCCGGGGGGCTTTGGCAACCGGGGCGTGGACGGGAAAATTGCAGCGATTCGCTGGGCCCGCGAACAACGCGTGCCCTTCCTTGGCCTCTGCCTCGGCATGCAGACGGCCGTGATCGAGTGGGCACGCAATCAAGCTGGGCTTCCCGAAGCCACCAGTGAAGAGCTCGACCCCGGCACGCCACATCCGGTGATTCATCTCCTGCCCGAGCAGCAGGATGTTGTCGACCTCGGCGGCACCATGCGACTCGGGGTTTACCCCTGTCGGATAGCCCCGGACACCCTGGCGGATCGGCTCTATGGCGAACAGGTGGTGTATGAGCGCCACCGCCATCGTTTTGAGTTCAACAATGCCTACCGGAGCCTGTTCCTTGAAGCGGGCTACGTGGTGAGTGGCACCTCCCCCGATGGTCGGCTTGTGGAGTTGATCGAACTGAAGGGGCATCCCTTCTTCACTGCCTGCCAGTACCACCCAGAATTTTTGTCGCGGCCCGGTCGTCCCCATCCCCTGTTCCGTGGCCTGATCGAAGCCGCTCAACAACGGTTACCCGATTCACCCGCCCAGGCGATCCGTAACCAAGGAGAAGTCACTACTCCATGAGTGATGCAAGGTCCATCCCCGTGGTGGAAACCTTCCATTCCCTCCAGGGAGAAGGCCATCACTACGGTCGTAGTGCCTTTTTTATTCGCTTAGCGGGCTGCAATGTGGGCTGCACTTGGTGCGACACCAAGCATTCCTGGCCGATGGCCAACCATGCCAAACAAGATGTCGACGCTCTCGCCGTCCAAGCAACGCAAGCCAAAGACGCCGGAGCAGCATTTGTGGTGATCACCGGGGGCGAGCCCCTTCATCACAATCTTCAACCGTTAACGGATGCCCTGGATCGCAGCTGTGGGTTGCCAATCCATCTCGAAACCAGTGGCGTGGATCAACTGAGTGGTCGTTTCGATTGGGTCACCCTGTCGCCAAAGCGCCATCACCCACCGCAACAGGCGTTGCTATCACGCTGCGATGAATTGAAAGTTGTGGTTCTAGACACCGACGATGTGAGCTTTGCCCACGCCATGGCAAACGACACATCCACGGCAGCCCATCTGCTTGTGCAGCCGGTTTGGGACAGCGAAACGGCCCAAGAACTAGCGATACACCACGTCAAACAACATCCCCGCTGGCGCCTGAGCCTTCAAAACCACAAGTTTCTCCAAATCCGCTGAACCAGCTCCATTACGTTCATCGCACAAGACCTTCCCCTTTGCTTGAACCATGAAGTCTGTAGCGGTTCTCGGTACTGGGCTCCTCGGGGAAGCCATCGCCCAACGGTGTTTAAGCCAGGGCTCAACCGTGCACGCTTGGAACAGAACTAGAGAACGCATCCAACCACTGCTCGCGCTGGGGGCCAGAGAAATCGGAGATCTCTCCGAGGTGTCCACCACATGCGACACAGTCATCACGGTGTTGCGGGATGGTCCAGTGACCGCAAACGTTGTGGCTGAACTTGGGGCACTCCACAACACCACCGTGATCCCGATGGGAACGATGGGTGTGAGCGAAAGCAAAGCCCTCGCAACACAAGTTCTGCGACAAAACGGCTCCTATCTCGAAGCACCAGTACTCGGCAGCAAGCCCCAGGCCCTCAACGGATCCCTACTGGTGATGGCCGGCGGCGATGCCGACGTCTTTGAGCAGCAGCTCAGCCTGTTGATGCATCTCAGCCAACAACCCAAGCTGGTGGGCCCCGTGGGGAGCGGCGCGGCCACCAAAATCGCCTTGAACCAATTAATTGCAAGCCTCACCCACAGCTTTTCGTTATCACTCCGTTTGATTCAGCACGCAGGTGTACCGGTCGAGACGTTCATGGAGATCCTGCGACCCTCAGCCCTTTACGCACCCACATTCGACAAAAAGCTCGAACGCATGCTCGGAGGTCACTACGACGATCCCAACTTCAGCACCGCCCTACTCCGCAAAGATCTCGAGTTATTCCTGCAGGAAACCAGCGAAGCAGGCGTGCAAGACCTTGGCCTGCAAGGACTGGCAGAACTCCTGCACAAAGCCAACGGGACACAACTGGATCAACAGGATTACTGCGCCCTGCATGAGCTGACACAAGCCACGACCTAAGCCAAACCATCGCCGCAAACAAACAACAACGCTCCACGAAGTTTTTTAATGAGGGCATGGCCCAACGCACCGCAATTGCCCTGCTTTCCGGGGGACTGGATTCCGCTACGGCTGCCGCGCTAGCGCAGGAGGCCGGTGATCGTGTGATCGGACTGTCCTTCGATTACGGACAACGTCATCGGCGTGAACTCAAAGCTGCCGCCAAGGTGGCTGCCCATCTCAACTTGGCGGAACATCACCAAGTGGATGTGAATCTCGGAGCCTGGGGAGGATCGGCCCTCACGGATCCCAACCAAACCGTTCCCACCAGCGGAGTGGAGGAGGGTGTCATCCCTGTGACCTACGTCCCAGGACGCAACACGGTCTTCATTGCGATTGGGCTCAGCCTTGCCGAAGCCCGAGGGGCCGAACGGTTGGTTCTTGGCGTGAATGCGGTTGATTACTCCGGATATCCCGACTGCCGTCCGGATTACCTCGACGCTTTTCAAACGTTGGCAACTCTGTCCAGCAAAGCTGGACGGGAAGGACATGGACCTCAGCTCTGGGCACCACTGGTGCAGTGGAGCAAAACCAAAATCGTGGACGAAGCACTCCGGCTGGGGGTCCCTATCGGTGAAACGTGGAGTTGCTACAGCGGCGGCAGCCGTCCCTGCGGCGTCTGCGACAGCTGCCGCATTCGGGATTCAGCCCTTCGCGAAGCCGGCCGACCAGACCTATGCAGCAACGCCGAGGGATGAATAAGTTGCAGCGCCGAGACGTGCCCTGGCGCGAACCAGTGATGGTGGCCACGCAACTCGCGGCTCTCTACGGGGAAGAAGGTCTGATCTGGCTGGATGGAGACGGCAGCGCCCTGGGGCGTTGGGTCACCCTTGGAGTCGCTCCGGTGGAAACCGTGTGCTGTCGAGGATGTCCGGGAGAGCCAGGGGCAAGCAATCCATTCGAAGCGCTACGACAACTCGACGATGGTCATTGGACCGGATGGCTGAGCTATGAAGCCGCCGCCTGGTCTGAACCCAGCAATGTCTGGCGTGCTGATGCCATGCCAAGCCTTTGGATCGCAAGGCATGACCCAATTCTTCGTTTCGATCTCCAAAACCAGCAGCTCTGGATCGAAGGAACCAACCCCAGCACCATGACGGCCTTGCTGGATGCTCTTGCCACAGCGCCCACCACGATCAATCCAAGTGCGCCTCCCATCGCCCTTGATGCTTGGACACACCACACTGATCGCAGCGGTTTTGCCAATGGCGTTCGGCGGATTCGCGATCTGATCGCCGTGGGCGATCTCTTCCAAGCCAATCTCACCGCCTGCTGCAGCACGAGCTGGCCATCCAACACCAGCGCACTGGACCTGTTTCGCCGGATTCGACAACGCTGCCCAGCGCCTTTCGCTGGCCTGGTGATCACCGAAAATCACGACGCTTTGCTCTCCTCATCTCCGGAACGATTTGTCTCCGTGGATTGCTCAGGCCGCGTTCAAACCCGTCCAATCAAAGGCACCCGGCCCCGGCATAGCGATCCTGAACTGGATGCCGATCTGGCAGCTGAATTGGTCTGCAGCGACAAAGATCGGGCCGAAAACGTGATGGTGGTCGACCTGCTTCGTAATGACCTGGGCCGCGTCTGCACTCCCGGCAGCATTCATGTGCCTCAACTCGTGGGATTGGAGAGCTACGCCTCCGTTCATCACCTCACCTCTGTCGTGGAGGGGCAACTGCGGGATGGACTGAATTGGGTTGATCTGCTGGAAGCGAGCTGGCCTGGTGGATCGATTAGTGGGGCACCAAAACTGAGGGCCTGCCAGCGTTTGCATGAACTGGAACCCACAAGCCGCGGCCCTTACTGCGGCTCATTGATTCACATCGATTGGGATGGCCGCTTCGACAGCAACATCCTGATTCGATCCCTGATCCGATCAGGCCACAGCCTGAGGGCCCATGCTGGCTGCGGGATCGTTGCCGACTCCGATCCGGAAGGGGAGGCTGACGAACTGAATTGGAAATTGCAACCTCTGCTGGAGGCTCTGGCATGCCAGTGAC
The DNA window shown above is from Synechococcus sp. CC9902 and carries:
- a CDS encoding RpoD/SigA family RNA polymerase sigma factor, giving the protein MPRLPRRTGETRSRRSSGTADLLRLYLQDIGRVDLLTSEEEVTLARLVQRRETLLKQQRELSDTNQAIGELHRLEELQRREANHHSHWPTKQEWARAAALTLQELQNRIDAGYEAWAEKAAIDAKELKLSLRNGRRAKDHMIQANLRLVVAVAKKYQQRGMEILDLVQEGTLGLERAVEKFDPTRGFRFSTYAYWWIRQGMTRAIATQSRTIRLPVHVTEKLNRIKRVQQEIASNEGRIASIADLARELGISEDTVRQTLERVPRSVSLDSRVGKDQDTQLGDLIEDGKATPEETLTHDELHNDLEGLLDELTPREASVLRRRFGLEDDTPQTLAQIGEELKLSRERVRQIETRALLKLRQPQKRSKIRDYIQGLDS
- a CDS encoding anthranilate synthase component I family protein translates to MNKLQRRDVPWREPVMVATQLAALYGEEGLIWLDGDGSALGRWVTLGVAPVETVCCRGCPGEPGASNPFEALRQLDDGHWTGWLSYEAAAWSEPSNVWRADAMPSLWIARHDPILRFDLQNQQLWIEGTNPSTMTALLDALATAPTTINPSAPPIALDAWTHHTDRSGFANGVRRIRDLIAVGDLFQANLTACCSTSWPSNTSALDLFRRIRQRCPAPFAGLVITENHDALLSSSPERFVSVDCSGRVQTRPIKGTRPRHSDPELDADLAAELVCSDKDRAENVMVVDLLRNDLGRVCTPGSIHVPQLVGLESYASVHHLTSVVEGQLRDGLNWVDLLEASWPGGSISGAPKLRACQRLHELEPTSRGPYCGSLIHIDWDGRFDSNILIRSLIRSGHSLRAHAGCGIVADSDPEGEADELNWKLQPLLEALACQ
- the queC gene encoding 7-cyano-7-deazaguanine synthase QueC translates to MAQRTAIALLSGGLDSATAAALAQEAGDRVIGLSFDYGQRHRRELKAAAKVAAHLNLAEHHQVDVNLGAWGGSALTDPNQTVPTSGVEEGVIPVTYVPGRNTVFIAIGLSLAEARGAERLVLGVNAVDYSGYPDCRPDYLDAFQTLATLSSKAGREGHGPQLWAPLVQWSKTKIVDEALRLGVPIGETWSCYSGGSRPCGVCDSCRIRDSALREAGRPDLCSNAEG
- a CDS encoding NAD(P)-dependent oxidoreductase — translated: MKSVAVLGTGLLGEAIAQRCLSQGSTVHAWNRTRERIQPLLALGAREIGDLSEVSTTCDTVITVLRDGPVTANVVAELGALHNTTVIPMGTMGVSESKALATQVLRQNGSYLEAPVLGSKPQALNGSLLVMAGGDADVFEQQLSLLMHLSQQPKLVGPVGSGAATKIALNQLIASLTHSFSLSLRLIQHAGVPVETFMEILRPSALYAPTFDKKLERMLGGHYDDPNFSTALLRKDLELFLQETSEAGVQDLGLQGLAELLHKANGTQLDQQDYCALHELTQATT
- a CDS encoding CTP synthase; this translates as MAKFVFITGGVVSSIGKGIVAASLGRLLKSRGYNVSILKLDPYLNVDPGTMSPFQHGEVFVTEDGAETDLDLGHYERFTDTAMSRLNSVTTGSIYQSVINKERRGAYNGGTVQVIPHITGEIRERIHRVAANSGADVVITEIGGTVGDIESLPFLEAIREFRGDVGRQDLAYIHVTLLPFIGTSGELKTKPTQHSVKELRSIGIQPDVLVCRSDREISEDLKRKIGGFCGVPNRAVIPSLDADTIYAVPLTLEEGGLCREVLDVLQLTDHESDMTAWSQLVHNLRNPGPSVKVALVGKYVQLNDAYLSVVEALRHACIAQDASLDLHWVCAEQIETEGADALLRGMDAVVVPGGFGNRGVDGKIAAIRWAREQRVPFLGLCLGMQTAVIEWARNQAGLPEATSEELDPGTPHPVIHLLPEQQDVVDLGGTMRLGVYPCRIAPDTLADRLYGEQVVYERHRHRFEFNNAYRSLFLEAGYVVSGTSPDGRLVELIELKGHPFFTACQYHPEFLSRPGRPHPLFRGLIEAAQQRLPDSPAQAIRNQGEVTTP
- the aspS gene encoding aspartate--tRNA ligase; its protein translation is MRSNGCGDLRKDSIDAVVQLCGWVDRRRDHGGVIFIDLRDRSGTVQITVDPDLGAEAFAVAEHLRSETVLQVHGKVRARPAESLNDKLATGAVEVLASEIVVLNKVTGNLPFPVSVHDEENTREELRLRHRYLDLRRKRMNDNLRLRARTIQAARRFLEDEGFIEVETPVLTRSTPEGARDYVLPSRVCGGDWFALPQSPQLFKQLLMVGGIERYYQVARCFRDEDLRADRQPEFTQLDIEMSFMGEEQILQLNEDLICAIWKSVKGIELPRPFPRMTWHDAMERYGTDRPDTRYGMELVTVSDIVQDMGFKVFSGAVKSGGSVKVIAVPGGNDALSNVRIKPGGDVFSEAQAAGAGGLAFIRVRDGGEIDTIGAIKDNLSDEQKAELLKRTGATPGTLLLFGAGETAIVNKALDRVRQYLAKELNLVKPDRQNDAWNFLWVVDFPMFEFNSDENRYEALHHPFCAPNTDDLGSDPAQWATTLPKARAQAYDLVLNGLELGGGSLRIHDSALQRQVLQTVGLPLEEAQAQFGFLINALDMGAPPHGGLAFGVDRMVMLLAGEDSIRDTIAFPKTQQARCLMTDAPSSVAEKQLQELHVSSTWVDPAEDEN
- a CDS encoding 7-carboxy-7-deazaguanine synthase QueE: MSDARSIPVVETFHSLQGEGHHYGRSAFFIRLAGCNVGCTWCDTKHSWPMANHAKQDVDALAVQATQAKDAGAAFVVITGGEPLHHNLQPLTDALDRSCGLPIHLETSGVDQLSGRFDWVTLSPKRHHPPQQALLSRCDELKVVVLDTDDVSFAHAMANDTSTAAHLLVQPVWDSETAQELAIHHVKQHPRWRLSLQNHKFLQIR